In a single window of the Candidatus Nanosynbacter featherlites genome:
- the ruvC gene encoding crossover junction endodeoxyribonuclease RuvC, translated as MRIIGIDPGTGILGFGVIDFSGGKFRLVTAGVVRTPAHTPIDERLEEIFDSLTEIITETKPDVMSIEKLFFARNVTTAISVAEARGVAMLTGRKAGLPIAEYTPLQIKQTLTGYGKADKKQVQEMVRLNLGLKDVPKPDDCADALAAAITHAAMNRV; from the coding sequence ATGAGAATTATTGGTATTGATCCAGGAACGGGGATTTTGGGCTTTGGTGTGATTGATTTTTCGGGCGGTAAGTTCAGGCTGGTGACAGCGGGAGTTGTTAGAACGCCGGCACACACGCCAATTGATGAGCGGCTGGAAGAAATTTTTGACAGTTTGACAGAGATCATTACTGAGACTAAGCCTGATGTCATGTCGATTGAGAAATTGTTTTTTGCCCGTAACGTCACGACGGCGATTTCCGTGGCAGAAGCGCGTGGTGTAGCGATGCTCACGGGGCGAAAAGCGGGCTTGCCAATCGCTGAGTATACGCCGCTGCAGATCAAACAGACGCTGACGGGCTATGGCAAGGCTGATAAAAAGCAAGTGCAGGAAATGGTTCGCTTGAATTTGGGACTCAAGGACGTGCCGAAGCCAGACGACTGTGCTGATGCTCTGGCGGCGGCAATTACCCACGCAGCGATGAATCGGGTATAA
- the ruvA gene encoding Holliday junction branch migration protein RuvA, giving the protein MIAHVFGKVAEKFNGSLVIDVHGVGYEVSVAAGDFDAVILDQDVKFYTYHHVREQAEELFGFSSLAAKKMFEMLITVQGVGPKAALAILSLGDAEHVRNAIANADSAFVQKAAGVGKKTAERVVVDLSDKVGLPTQYGRADTTVQTELNTSDEALEALMALGYTLADATKALENVDTNLPTAQRVTEALKK; this is encoded by the coding sequence ATGATTGCACATGTTTTTGGAAAAGTTGCCGAGAAATTTAATGGATCGTTGGTGATCGACGTTCACGGCGTTGGTTATGAAGTTAGCGTGGCGGCTGGTGATTTTGACGCGGTGATCCTGGATCAGGATGTTAAGTTTTATACCTATCATCACGTCCGTGAGCAGGCGGAAGAATTGTTTGGTTTTTCGAGTTTGGCAGCAAAGAAAATGTTTGAAATGCTCATCACGGTTCAGGGTGTCGGTCCGAAAGCAGCGTTGGCAATTCTCAGCCTCGGCGACGCAGAGCATGTGCGCAATGCCATCGCCAATGCTGACAGTGCGTTTGTACAAAAAGCTGCTGGCGTCGGCAAAAAAACTGCTGAGCGCGTGGTGGTTGATTTGAGCGATAAAGTTGGCTTGCCGACGCAGTATGGTCGAGCAGACACTACAGTCCAAACTGAACTGAACACCTCTGACGAAGCACTGGAAGCGTTGATGGCGCTGGGCTACACCCTGGCTGACGCCACTAAAGCATTGGAAAATGTTGATACTAATTTGCCAACGGCGCAGCGGGTGACCGAGGCA